The Capsicum annuum cultivar UCD-10X-F1 unplaced genomic scaffold, UCD10Xv1.1 ctg56553, whole genome shotgun sequence nucleotide sequence AGCAAACAAGACCAAACCAGgatggctagaccattcgattCCCCCTCTGCATTAACTAACCCGTTAAGACCATCGGTCCCTCAGAGGCCTACACTAAAGACGGAACTCCAGATTCCGTTCCAAAACAAATTCTCGGCTTTGAAGGAGCGTTTTTGAGACCGAAAGGCAAAAAattccattcataatgcccaaaagggacattgaatgctgttttgtatttatccttttcagctatttgaatctgccagaatcctgacttcataaCAAATTTACATTAAAGGTTGGCCTTGAAGGTCCTTTtgagaagatcccttttgttaggaatTGGATGCCGGATCCATTTCAAGACggcattcaaaggcttgtaatttatccCAAGTCTAGGGGTGCCGCGCTCCTTCTCTGCACTGTTATTaacataaaaggcagagcaactccaggGGGAGTTAGAGCTTCTGATGATACCATTTTTAAGGAGATGATCTATTTCTTTcttgcagatttccatcatctcaTGGTTCATTTGGATAGGTCTGGCTTTAGTGGGAATATTTTGTTCGTCGAACCCGGGGATGTAAGGAAGTTCAACCAAGTGTTTCTTCCtttcccaaaatgcattaggGAATTCAgaacaaatttctttttcaaagttTTGCTGAAGGTTGGAAATCTTTGTAATCATTTCCGGGGTTTTTAAGGAttgctcaattttcttgatatgaaCATCTTGCTTAAGAAAATTGACATGAGAAGAAAGTaggttaattttaaaaaccgtctgttctttaataaggtttccTTCGTCTTGTgagaggggccttaataaagggaagaacAAGGTTTGGTTTAGGAGAGTAGTACGAATtccatcgtagtcactccagtaaggtctAATCTGGTTGACGAAGGgtatgccgagaatgatatcttctgtgatatcttcggtgatgacgaagtcattaacaaggcaaatgccattgttacagacatgagctttagggagttgataatgaattgtca carries:
- the LOC124893258 gene encoding uncharacterized protein LOC124893258, producing MITKISNLQQNFEKEICSEFPNAFWERKKHLVELPYIPGFDEQNIPTKARPIQMNHEMMEICKKEIDHLLKNGIIRSSNSPWSCSAFYVNNSAEKERGTPRLGINYKPLNAVLKWIRHPIPNKRDLLKRTFKANL